The Gemmatimonas phototrophica region TGTCGCCGCAAACGTGGATGGACGGCAAGATTCTCGGGCTCGTTGGTGCGGCACTGGTTGGCACGCTGCTGTTTGCCGTGACGGGCCTCGCAGTCGCGAAAGTGCTGCCGGCCGTGCTTGGCAGTACCCCCTTTGCGATTTCGGCGCCCTCTGATCCGCTCTCCCTCCTCATTGTGCTCCTCGTGACGGTGCTGGGCGTAGGAATGTGGTTCTCGTTCATGGCCGCCATCGCGGCCACGATCGACGACCCCAATTCGTCTCCGCGCTCTGCCATGCTGCTCATTCCCGTGCTCCCCATGGGGCTAGCCTTTACCCTGCTGTCCCGCCCCGACACGTGGCTGGCGCAACTGCTGGCGGTCTTTCCGCTCACTTCCATGGCGGTCCTGCCGGTGCGGTTGCTCATGACCAGTGTCCCGTGGTGGGAACCGCTACTTGCCGTGCTCCTGCTCGCGACCGCCACGTGGGCGTTCCGCCGTGCCGCCGGCAAGATCTTCGCCATTGGCATCCTCATGCATGGCAAGGAGCCGTCGCTGCGCGAAACCTGGCGCTGGCTCCGCGAAACGGAGTAGCGCGCCGTACATTGGCCAGAGCATGTCGTTCACTTCTCTGGCCTCTCGTGCCGTCGTGTTGCTTGGTGGTGTCCTGATGCTGGGGTGTCAGGCACCACCACGCACCGAAAAACTCGCCCCGGCTACGGGCGCGCAACGCACCGTCGTTGTGATCAATCGGCGCAGCCCGGCCAGTGATTCGGTGGGGCGGTATTACGCGGCACAGCGCAACCTCGACTCGTCGCACGTGATCGTTATCGACGTGCCCGTTGAGGACGAGATTGGGGATATTGCCCTGCGCACCGACATCATCGCACCGGTGCGTCACGCTATCGAGGCGCTTCCGCACCGCATCGATTTCATCGTGCTCACCAAGGGCGTGCCTTTGCGGGTGGCCCGCAAGAACGGCTATAGCGTGGACGCCCTGCTGGCGGGCATGCACCTCAGCATTCCTCCCATGGTGGGACTCGACACCACCTGGCTGCGACGTTACCGCAATCCGTATTACAACGCGCAGCTGCCATTCAATAGCGAACGCTACGGCATGTATCTGGTGACGCGCCTCGACTGTGCGCGCACGCTGGATTGTCTGGCACTGGTAGATCGTGCCACAAACGCGCGGCCGGAGACCGGACCGTTCTTTTTCGATGCCATGCCGCTGCGCGAGAGCACCGACGGCTACGCCCT contains the following coding sequences:
- a CDS encoding TIGR03790 family protein codes for the protein MSFTSLASRAVVLLGGVLMLGCQAPPRTEKLAPATGAQRTVVVINRRSPASDSVGRYYAAQRNLDSSHVIVIDVPVEDEIGDIALRTDIIAPVRHAIEALPHRIDFIVLTKGVPLRVARKNGYSVDALLAGMHLSIPPMVGLDTTWLRRYRNPYYNAQLPFNSERYGMYLVTRLDCARTLDCLALVDRATNARPETGPFFFDAMPLRESTDGYALMNRRLYAGHFLVRLQGYTAHIDSSAAFVATTEPLMGYVSWGSNDARFDSVAYHALRFLPGALAETFVSTSARTFAPVTGGQSRIADLIAQGVTGVKGYVSEPYTLALARPEILFDRYLRGATLAEAFYAASPMVLWKDVVIGDPLCAPYALQLTGGLVGR